One window of the Zea mays cultivar B73 chromosome 3, Zm-B73-REFERENCE-NAM-5.0, whole genome shotgun sequence genome contains the following:
- the LOC100191320 gene encoding T-complex protein 1 subunit beta-like yields MERVLKDDAVEEKGERARMASFVGAMAISDLVKTTLGPKGMDKILQSTGRGRNVTVTNDGATILKSLHIDNPAAKVLVDISKVQDDEVGDGTTSVVVLAGELLKEAEKLINMKIHPMTIIAGYRMALECARDSLLKKTMDNKENTDKFRSDLMNIAMTTLSSKILSQDKEYFAELAVDAVLRLKGSTNLESIQILKKPGGSLKDSFLDEGFILDKKIGIGQPKRIENAKILVANTAMDTDKVKIYGARVRVDSMSKVADIEAAEKQKMREKVQKIIAHGINCFVNRQLIYNFPEELFADAGILAIEHADFEGIERLALVTGGEIASTFDNPESVKLGQCKVIEEIMIGEDRLIHFSGVAMGQACTIVLRGASEHVLDEAERSLHDALCVLSQTVNDTRVLFGGGWPEMVMAKEVDELARKTPGKKSHAIDAFSHALQAIPTIIADNAGLDSADLISQLRAEHHKENSTAGIDVITGTVGDMQKLGIQESFKVKQAILLSATEAAEMILRVDEIITCAPRRREDRM; encoded by the exons ATGGAGAGGGTGCTCAAGGATGACGCCGTCGAGGAGAAGGGCGAGCGCGCCAGGATG GCATCGTTTGTTGGGGCCATGGCAATCTCGGATTTGGTGAAGACCACATTGGGCCCAAAAGGAATG GACAAGATCCTGCAATCAACTGGCAGAGGACGTAATGTTACTGTTACAAATGATGGGGCTACCATTTTGAAGTCACTTCACATTGACAATCCTGCTGCAAAGGTCCTTGTTG ACATCTCAAAAGTTCAAGATGATGAAGTTGGTGATGGGACAACTTCTGTTGTTGTTCTAGCTGGAGAACTTTTGAAGGAGGCTGAGAAGTTAATTAACATGAAAATTCATCCGATGACTATTATTGCAG GTTACAGAATGGCTCTCGAGTGTGCCAGAGATTCTTTGCTAAAAAAGACCATGGACAACAAAGAAAATACAG ATAAATTCAGATCTGATCTCATGAATATTGCTATGACTACTCTTAGTTCAAAAATACTTTCCCAAGACAAGGAGTACTTCGCTGAACTTGCGGTTGATGCTGTCTTGAGGCTTAAG GGTAGCACCAACTTGGAATCTATTCAAATTCTGAAGAAACCTGGAGGATCTCTTAAGGATTCCTTTTTGGACGAAGG GTTCATTCTTGACAAGAAAATTGGCATTGGGCAGCCCAAGCGCATTGAGAATGCCAAAATTTTGGTTGCAAACACTGCTATGGACACAGATAAAGTTAAGATATATGGAGCACGGGTCCGGGTGGATTCAATGTCTAAGGTTGCAGATATTGAAGCTGCTGAGAAGCAGAAAATGAGAGAGAAAGTCCAAAAGATCATAGCACACGGGATCAACTGTTTTGTCAACAGGCAGTTAATCTATAACTTCCCTGAGGAACTCTTTGCTGACGCTGGCATACTTGCAATTGAGCATGCTGACTTTGAGGGCATTGAACGGTTAGCTCTTGTTACTGGTGGTGAGATCGCATCAACTTTTGATAATCCAGAGTCTGTTAAGCTTGGGCAATGCAAGGTCATTGAAGAGATTATGATTGGGGAGGACAGGCTAATCCATTTCTCTGGGGTTGCGATGGGGCAGGCTTGCACCATTGTCCTAAGGGGGGCTAG TGAGCATGTGCTCGATGAGGCTGAGAGGTCCTTGCATGATGCCTTGTGCGTGTTGTCCCAGACGGTAAATGATACCCGTGTCTTGTTTGGAGGCGGATGGCCTGAGATGGTGATGGCCAAAGAAGTGGATGAACTTGCAAGGAAGACCCCTGGGAAGAAATCCCATGCTATCGATGCTTTCTCACATGCTCTGCAAGCCATCCCAACAATCATAGCTGACAATGCTGGTTTGGATAGCGCTGATTTGATCTCTCAGCTACGAGCTGAGCACCACAAAGAGAACTCCACTGCTGGAATTGATGTCATCACAGGCACT GTTGGGGACATGCAAAAGCTAGGGATTCAAGAGTCGTTCAAGGTGAAGCAGGCCATTCTTCTGTCTGCAACAGAGGCTgccgagatgatcctcagggtcGATGAGATCATAACCTGTGCCCCGCGCAGAAGAGAGGATAGGATGTGA